One Euphorbia lathyris chromosome 1, ddEupLath1.1, whole genome shotgun sequence DNA segment encodes these proteins:
- the LOC136211181 gene encoding agamous-like MADS-box protein TM6 isoform X1, with translation MKKIDNAANMEVTFSKRRSGIFKQAEILSLLSDAQISLIMCFSNNKFYDFVTPNTTHKEIFHRYQKASGVDLWQTQYQKMQEELRNLRDTNNKLGRAIRQRMGKDLHDMRFDEIFELEQTMISALDHLNKEKVSGMENEQREMINMEGDYLREVAVANPNSEYGVTHLLTYHGHVMNSA, from the exons ATGAAGAAGATTGACAACGCAGCAAACATGGAAGTAACCTTCTCAAAGAGGAGATCTGGAATCTTCAAGCAAGCTGAAATACTTTCTCTTCTTTCTGATGCTCAGATCTCTCTTATTATGTGCTTTTCCAATAATAAATTCTATGACTTCGTTACTCCTAACACTAC TCACAAGGAGATTTTTCATAGATACCAGAAGGCTTCAGGGGTAGATCTGTGGCAAACCCAATATCAG AAAATGCAAGAGGAACTGAGAAATTTGAGAGATACTAATAATAAGCTGGGAAGAGCTATCAG GCAGAGGATGGGTAAAGATTTGCATGATATGAGgtttgatgaaatatttgaaCTTGAGCAAACTATGATTTCTGCACTCGATCATCTtaataaagaaaag GTGAGCGGCATGGAGAATGAGCAAAGGGAAATGATTAATATG GAAGGAGATTATTTAAGAGAAGTTGCAGTAGCGAATCCCAATTCGGAATATGGAGTCACACATTTGCTCACTTACCATGGCCATGTCATGAACTCTGCTTAA
- the LOC136211181 gene encoding agamous-like MADS-box protein TM6 isoform X2, whose translation MKKIDNAANMEVTFSKRRSGIFKQAEILSLLSDAQISLIMCFSNNKFYDFVTPNTTHKEIFHRYQKASGVDLWQTQYQKMQEELRNLRDTNNKLGRAIRQRMGKDLHDMRFDEIFELEQTMISALDHLNKEKVKIIKRMENTLDKKVSGMENEQREMINMEGDYLREVAVANPNSEYGVTHLLTYHGHVMNSA comes from the exons ATGAAGAAGATTGACAACGCAGCAAACATGGAAGTAACCTTCTCAAAGAGGAGATCTGGAATCTTCAAGCAAGCTGAAATACTTTCTCTTCTTTCTGATGCTCAGATCTCTCTTATTATGTGCTTTTCCAATAATAAATTCTATGACTTCGTTACTCCTAACACTAC TCACAAGGAGATTTTTCATAGATACCAGAAGGCTTCAGGGGTAGATCTGTGGCAAACCCAATATCAG AAAATGCAAGAGGAACTGAGAAATTTGAGAGATACTAATAATAAGCTGGGAAGAGCTATCAG GCAGAGGATGGGTAAAGATTTGCATGATATGAGgtttgatgaaatatttgaaCTTGAGCAAACTATGATTTCTGCACTCGATCATCTtaataaagaaaag GTCAAAATTATCAAGAGAATGGAAAATACTTTGGATAAAAAG GTGAGCGGCATGGAGAATGAGCAAAGGGAAATGATTAATATG GAAGGAGATTATTTAAGAGAAGTTGCAGTAGCGAATCCCAATTCGGAATATGGAGTCACACATTTGCTCACTTACCATGGCCATGTCATGAACTCTGCTTAA